One stretch of Bdellovibrionales bacterium DNA includes these proteins:
- a CDS encoding haloacid dehalogenase-like hydrolase: MMYKTFSNEMLNAILAKVDDLKKKFPPPYYAAFDADGTLWDSDVGENFFQFQIDHCDLAALKGIDPWEHYLSLKKKHPPEAYLWLAQICSGFSLAQVRLWAQKAVELRPPEVFESQKILVAELVKRNVQVYVVSASVHWAVEAALSTVGLPLTSAMGVKTKVVGGNITKTQDGPITWRAGKAEALMLATKGIPPIFCSGNSSGDVQLLQCSVGDALAIQTQSRSSQHQSLYADEQSLLTIAQEQGWWVHSFI; the protein is encoded by the coding sequence ATGATGTACAAGACATTTTCCAATGAGATGCTGAACGCCATTTTAGCGAAGGTCGATGACCTCAAAAAAAAATTTCCGCCCCCCTATTATGCGGCTTTTGATGCCGATGGAACTCTCTGGGACAGCGATGTCGGGGAGAATTTTTTCCAGTTTCAGATCGACCACTGTGATCTTGCCGCACTCAAGGGAATTGATCCCTGGGAGCATTACTTGTCTCTCAAAAAGAAGCATCCACCGGAGGCCTATCTTTGGCTCGCCCAGATCTGTAGTGGGTTCTCGTTAGCACAAGTGCGGCTGTGGGCCCAAAAGGCCGTTGAACTTCGACCTCCCGAGGTCTTCGAATCACAAAAAATCCTTGTGGCCGAGCTAGTGAAAAGAAATGTACAGGTCTACGTGGTAAGTGCCTCAGTCCATTGGGCGGTCGAAGCCGCACTAAGTACAGTCGGTTTACCTCTCACTTCTGCGATGGGTGTAAAAACTAAAGTGGTTGGCGGAAACATTACGAAAACTCAGGATGGCCCGATCACTTGGAGGGCTGGCAAAGCGGAAGCTCTGATGCTGGCGACAAAAGGTATTCCACCGATTTTCTGTTCGGGAAACAGTTCCGGCGATGTTCAGCTTCTCCAGTGCTCCGTCGGGGATGCTCTTGCCATCCAGACACAATCTCGCTCCAGTCAGCATCAGTCTCTCTACGCTGATGAGCAGAGTCTTTTAACTATTGCTCAAGAACAGGGCTGGTGGGTTCACAGCTTTATCTGA
- the lpoB gene encoding penicillin-binding protein activator LpoB, whose protein sequence is MLKNSLLVLLLAFAAVAIQGCGEKQFTKGSYDDVDQENLLNDKWSETDMQKAVSELAQSLLSSRVLAEAKKPPVVMVTRLENKTSEIIETKSITSMMMVELTQSGKAQFVDKDARQDLAEEYEYQNSGMVSKESKKGPGGQIGADYILNGRIDSIVQEVGKDKTVYYKLSFSLSNMKTSLIEWAGQKQIRKKFKKKRVSG, encoded by the coding sequence ATGCTTAAGAATAGTTTATTAGTTTTATTATTGGCCTTTGCGGCAGTGGCGATCCAAGGCTGCGGAGAAAAGCAGTTCACCAAAGGTTCGTACGATGATGTTGATCAGGAAAACCTGCTCAATGATAAGTGGTCCGAAACGGACATGCAAAAAGCGGTGAGTGAATTGGCGCAAAGCTTACTTTCTTCACGCGTTCTTGCCGAAGCGAAAAAGCCACCCGTTGTGATGGTCACGCGCCTTGAAAACAAAACCAGTGAAATTATCGAAACTAAAAGTATTACCAGCATGATGATGGTGGAGCTCACTCAATCGGGCAAAGCCCAGTTTGTGGATAAAGATGCCCGTCAAGATCTCGCCGAAGAATATGAATATCAAAATTCAGGCATGGTCTCCAAAGAGTCTAAAAAAGGTCCTGGAGGTCAAATCGGCGCGGACTACATTCTTAATGGCCGTATCGATTCGATCGTTCAAGAAGTGGGAAAAGATAAAACGGTTTATTACAAATTATCTTTTAGTCTTTCAAATATGAAAACCAGTCTGATCGAGTGGGCTGGACAAAAGCAAATTCGCAAAAAATTTAAAAAGAAACGCGTTAGCGGCTGA